In bacterium, the genomic window GCGGAGTGTCCGTCGGCTGCGGCATCCTGCCGCGCTACAGCGACCTGGACACCTATCATATGGTGGCTTGCTGCGTGGATGAGGCCCTGCGCAACGTGGTGGCCGTGGGCGCCGACCCATCCCGCGTGGCCGGGCTGGACAATTTCTGCTGGCCCGACCCGGTGCAGTCGGCAAAGACCCCGGACGGCCGCTACAAGATGGCCCAACTGGTGCGCGCCTGCCAGGCGCTGTACGAGGTCTGCACGGCTTTCGGCGTGCCTCTGATCAGCGGCAAGGACAGCATGAAGAACGATTACGGCGCTGGCCGGGACAAGATTTCCATCCCGCCCACGCTCCTTTTCACCGCCCTGGGTATCGTGGAGGATGTGAGCCGCGCCGTGACCCTGGATTTCAAGGCGGATGGGGATAAGGTCTACGTGCTGGGAGAGACCCGGGACGAGACCGGGGCGAGCGAGTACTACGCCCTGCTGGGCGCGGTGGGTAACCGTGTGCCGACAGTGGATACGGCCCTTTCCAAACGTACTTTCGCCGCTCTGCACCGGGCTATCGGTCAGGGACTGGTCGCCTCGTGCCACGATCTTTCCGACGGTGGCCTGGGAGTGACCCTGGCTGAGTGCGCAATCGCCGGTGACCTGGGGGCGCAGGTGGACCTCTCCCGCGTGCCCGGTGCCGAATCGGTCCCGCGCAACGACAGCCTTCTGTTCAGCGAGAGCCAGGGGCGGTTCGTAATAACGGTCAGCCCCGAAAAAGCGGCCCGTTTCGAGGCCGCGCTGGCGGGCCTGCCCTGCGCCTGCGTGGGGCAGGTGACAGCACAGCCCACGCTGAAAGTGACCGGACGCGACGGCGCCTCGGAGCTTATCTCCCTGAGCGTGGAGCAGATGCGCGCCGCCTGGAAGAAGCCGTTGGACTGGTGAGGCCGATGGCATGGGGCTATTCGGAATCCGAGCCGGCCCTGTGGTCTGGGAGATCAGGTGTAGGGGCACGGCGCGC contains:
- a CDS encoding phosphoribosylformylglycinamidine synthase, which translates into the protein GRIGKDGIHGATFSSVELDEKSPTSAVQIGDPITQKKMADCLIEARDAGLYRTLTDNGAGGLSSSVGEMARLSGGAELHLERAPLKYAGLAPWEILVSESQERMSLAVPPDKLDSFLDLCRRREVEATDLGTFTDSGKFVAFQDGAVVCSLDLDFMHDGLPKMELEARWERKVFPEPTLPSPEARLDQPLLGLLASWNVCSKEAIVRQYDHEVQAQTVVKPFAGARAEGPSDACVLKLRPDSLRGVSVGCGILPRYSDLDTYHMVACCVDEALRNVVAVGADPSRVAGLDNFCWPDPVQSAKTPDGRYKMAQLVRACQALYEVCTAFGVPLISGKDSMKNDYGAGRDKISIPPTLLFTALGIVEDVSRAVTLDFKADGDKVYVLGETRDETGASEYYALLGAVGNRVPTVDTALSKRTFAALHRAIGQGLVASCHDLSDGGLGVTLAECAIAGDLGAQVDLSRVPGAESVPRNDSLLFSESQGRFVITVSPEKAARFEAALAGLPCACVGQVTAQPTLKVTGRDGASELISLSVEQMRAAWKKPLDW